Below is a window of Arabidopsis thaliana chromosome 2, partial sequence DNA.
ttcaggaATCAACTCATTTAACCATTAAACCATCAAATAATTGGATTAATGAATTGACTCAATCCGTTCAACAAATGAATTGAATCAACTCATAAACCATTTCAGCCTAAACTTGGATTATGGATTGGTTTGAATGAGTTTATCCATTTTGACATCTCTAACAATACATATCTACATATGAACTAATATTCAACAACACTATTTATTCTCATAGTAATGATAATCTTAAATGTTCATTTCCATACCAAActattaagaaaagaaaaacagtatAAAATTCAACATTATTCCTATAATAAAgatagttatatttttttttttgcaaaataagaaatatagttattttgttttgtgaaattaataaatatagtTATCACATAATGTCtgtccttttttctttattcctgataatgtaaaatttgttcaacaaaaaaaatacacttcCTTACGAAATAGAGATGTAACGTCTATAAGTCTGCAAAGAATTACCTTAATGTATAGTTCTTTTCATTAAGGTAAGCATTCTATTCTACCATATACAAATATTCCCATTGATAATTCACTAATCTTTTCTCTATTAGTATTCATCatgatgtttattttatttttttgactaaatttgttagtatttttttgagaaaaaaagaaagaaaaaactaagTGTGACGAGACACGAAAACACTAGACAAGGAGGGGCTTTGACGAGACCCGAACAAACAAATGTGAATTTAAAAAAACccattaaaataattaaaaataatggaaatttaaaaatagaaaataatagtGTCTCTCGCTTTCCTTCATGCGTTCTCTCGCAGTCGCAGGCGACTATCAAGTTTCAGAACTCGAGATTCATCATTCTCTGTTCCACTTCCGGCGATGTATTATAATCCCTAGACCTTAGTTCCGGCGAACTCTCGAAGAACAAAcaagtatatattattattttcttcttagtgTTTCGTGCTGTTTCCACGATTCCTTCGTTTTATCTTGGATCTACAGTTTTACattcttctgtttttcttcactttcatTGTTTCCACTGCGTTGTTCTGATTAGGTATTGCACAGGTTTTGAAATGTCAGTGAAAACGCGAAGCTgagagaggagaaggaagaaatcGAAGGAAGCTGATTCAAAtttaggaagaagaaaaaatgtcaGGTTCGAGAGTTTCGGATCTGAGTAAATTGCATCTGAAGAAGGAGCTGACTCAAATCAGAAAAGCTGGCCGTGTTTTACGCGATCCAGGTACTACTTCCTCCTGGAAATCTCCTCTCGATTCGTCAAGATCCGTCGCGCTTTTGGAGACTCCGGCGAGCAGAAACGGTGGCAGTTCGAGTCAGTTTCCGATTCGAGGAGAGAGTAGTACTAATCGTCGtgggaaagagaagaaggtgtTTTTGTATAACTGGAAGACTCAGAAATCTTCTAGTGAGAAAAGTGGATTAGCTAAGAATGgtaaggaagaagaggaagaagaagaagatgcttcTTCGTGGACGCAAGCTAGtgttaatgatgatgatgatgtgagtGATGCGAGGAATGGTGGTGATTCGTATCGTAGAGAAATACAATCAGCTTCGATGGGTTTTAGGTGTAGAGATACGAATCTAGCGTCACAAGGTGTGTCAAAGATGAGGAAGAGTAATGTTGGTAGttgtaagaagaagagtaagaaaaaaattagctCTTCTCGTTTGGATTGTTTGTCAAAGTATCAACCTAGAGATGACATTGTTGCTAGAAATTGTAATGCTGGATCAGATGACACAGAGGAGGAATTGAGTAATTCAGAGGATTTGAGGAAGGTCACTGGTGCGTCTCCTTTGCTTTTGAAGCTTAAGCAGAAGAACTGGTCACGTTCTTCGTCAAGATTGTTGAGAGCTAATAATAGAAAAGAGGATTCTTCATGTACTTATAATAGTACACCGGCTTTATCCACTAGTTCGTACAATATGTATGCTGTTCGTAATCCCAGCACTGTTGGATCTTGGGATGGTACCACGACTTCGGTgaatgatggtgatgatgagtTGGATGATAACTTGGATTTACCAGGGAGGCAAGGATGTGGTATTCCGTGTTATTGGACGAAGAAGGCGATGAAACATAGAGGCGGATGCAGAAGTTGTTGCTCTCCATCGTTTTCGGATACTTTGAGAAGAACCGGAAGTAGCATTTTGTGTGGGAGTCAATCTGTGTATCGTAGACATAATAGACATTCTTCTGGAGGgtatagtaaacaaaaaattgcttgtAGAAGTGCACAAGGTGTTTTACCTTTACTCAGTTACGGTGGTGATGGTAGAGGAGGGTCTTCTTTAGGAACCGGGCTTAGTGATGATGAGCTTTCTACCAATTATGGAGAGCTTGATTTAGAGGCTCAGAGTAGATTAGACGGGAGGAGGTGGTCTACTAGTTATAGGAGTCAAGATGGTTTGGAGGCTGTAGCGttagatggagaagaagaagaaggaagtacACCGGAAACAATCCGAAGCTTCAGCCAAAAGTACAGACCAATGTTTTTTGAGGAATTGATTGGACAAAGTATAGTGGTTCAATCGTTAATGAACGCTGTTAAAAGGAGTAGGATCGCTCCTGTTTATCTTTTCCAGGGTCCTAGAGGAACTGGTAAAACATCAACCGCAAGGATTTTTTCAGCCGCCCTGAATTGTGTGGCCACTGAAGAAATGAAGCCTTGTGGGTACTGTAAAGAGTGCAATGATTTCATGTCTGGGAAAAGTAAGGATTTTTGGGAACTTGATGGAGCTAATAAGAAGGGAGCTGATAAGGTTAGGtaccttttaaaaaacctACCGACGATACTTCCACGAAATTCCTCAATGTACAAGGTTTTTGTGATAGACGAGTGTCATTTGCTGCCATCGAAGACGTGGCTGTCTTTTCTTAAGTTTCTTGAAAACCCTCTGCAGAAAGTTGTCTTCATATTTATAACTACTGACCTTGAAAATGTTCCCCGGACCATTCAGTCAAGGTGCCAGAAGTTTCTCTTTGACAAACTCAAAGATTCTGACATAGTAGTGAGACTAAAGAAAATTGCTTCAGACGAAAATCTTGATGTAGACTTGCATGCGTTGGACCTGATTGCTATGAACGCGGATGGCTCACTTCGAGATGCTGAAACTATGTTGGAGCAGCTGAGTTTGCTGGGAAAACGCATCACCACAGCTTTAGTAAACGAGCTAGTAAGTTTTTCTAGTTCTTTCTGTAACTGTGCActgaaaaaaagtaaaatttattaaagttAAAAATGTGGCATTATGTGTTTGTTCAGGTTGGTGTTGTTTCAGATGAAAAATTGTTGGAACTCTTGGAATTAGCATTGTCTTCTGACACAGCAGAGACTGTTAAGCGAGCTAGAGAGTTGTTGGACCTTGGAGCTGACCCAATAGTCTTGATGTCTCAACTCGCCAGTCTTATTATGGATATCATTGCTGGTACATACAAGGTCGTAGATGAAAAATACAGCAACGCCTTCTTTGACGGAAGAAACTGTGAGTTCCCAGCAAAGTATTTACATATTGGTCATATGTGCTAAAAAAGTAGTTTAGTGAGGCGTTATGATCTGGTAGCTTGTTGAGATCATTGCCCGTTTCATATTTTCTAACACCCTTAAGCTAATATATCCTGTAAGAGCAATTTTACTCCCTACGATGAGTCATAAACCACTTGGTTTGATTTTCGAAAATTCTTGCTTCGTTTTTGTAGTGACTGAAGCAGATATGGAGGGATTAAAGCATGCTTTGAAACTTCTTTCTGAGGCTGAGAAGCAGCTGAGAGTTTCTAATGACCGTTCAACATGGTTCACAGCGACTTTGCTTCAGCTTGGGTCAATGCCTTCTCCTGGCACCACACATACAGGCAGTAGTAGAAGGCAAAGCTCTAGAGCAACTGACGATGACCCAGCAAGCGTTTCAAGGGAAGTGATGGCTTACAAACAGAGAATAGGAGGACTTCACTTTAGTAAGTCGGCATCTCCAGCTTCGGTTATAAAAAGGAACGGGAATCATTCCCATGAAGCGAAACCATTCTCCAGGGTTATCGATAATAACTGCTATAAATCCTCCTCATCTAGCCAAATGATAGAGAGCGAAGGTTCCATTGCCTCACATGAAAATAGCATCGCAAGCACCATGATGCTTAATCAAAGAAGTTCAGAGAAACTTAACGATATATGGAGAAAATGTATTGAAAGATGTCACTCAAAGACACTGAGGCAGCTGCTCTATACTCATGGGAAACTTATATCTATCAGTGAAGTTGAGGGTAAAAAGCctaaaagtttcttcttttctcacttttttggttttctcctTTCCAAAGATTCTAATAAAATGAACATGACATGATTTGCAGGTATTCTCGTTGCTTATATCGCGTTTGGAGAAAACGATATCAAACTGAGAGCTGAAAGGTTTCTAAGCAGTATCACAAACTCGATTGAAATGGTACTAAGGCGAAGCGTAGAGGTCAGGATAATTCTCTTGCCTGAAACCGAGTTACTCGTTGTCCCTCACCAAACCCGGAAACCAGAAATGACCAACAAAAGTGGGCATCTAAATAACATCGCTGGTTTAAATGCCGAAACAGATGTTGAAGTTGGTAGCAGCGTGGAAAGCAGATCAAAACTCCCGATGCAAAGGATAGAATCAATCATCAGAGAACAAAGATTAGAAACCGCTTGGTTACAAACCGCTGATAAAGACACACCTGGATCGATAATACGGGTAAAACCCGAAAGGAATCAGATTCTACCTCAAGAAGACACTTATCGCCAAACTAACGTAGCTTCTgctatttcttcttctggcCTAACCACTCACCAATGGGTAGATGAGCTAAACAATGAAGTTAAGCTTTTGAAAATCGGCGACAATGGTGAGCTTCAGGAGAATCTAACCGGTACAAGAGGACAGCATTGTCCTCTTTCCCCAAGCTTACTTCATGATACTAACTTCGGAAACAACAAAGACAATCTGTAAGTTCCTCACTCTGATCCTTTTCGATACAAaaccgaaaagaaaaaacaaataagatcTTTATAATCAACGTATTGTCGTAATGATGTCATGTTTGGCTTTGGTTGTGTAGAGGAGGATACGAATCAGGATCAGGAAGAGTTGGttgtaatatattattttgttggaaCACAAAAAAGACTCAGAGACGAAGCAAGGTTTGTGCTAATAACTCGAATCTGTTCCTCCTTTTCgatgttttctttgtctcatttgtttttcatttgcGGATTTGATTAGTCGAAACAGGTCAAGGGAACTCCTGTTCGTTCGCGGAGAAATCGGAAGAGTCGGTTCTCTCTGTTTAATGGATGTGCTAAGCCAAGGAAAGCAGAAGGTAACATTAGAAGATGAAACTAAGTTCTTTAgtcatgaaaaacaaaattgttccCTCAAGCTCTAATTTATCATCTGTTCTTCCACTTCCACATAGTTTTCCCTTAATTATGTTTGATAATGATATGTCAAAGGAcagttttaatatattcacTGTAAAGTTCCTATCCATTTTTGTTATCTATCTtataaaaacttcaaaaatgttactGTGAAATAATCGACGAATTGGTTAACCTTGCAcattagtttatatttttcaatttttttgtgttgcatttgttggaaaaataaataatatttattatttgtgaTTTACCTTTTTCAGTTATTGtaatttttagtttcataTTTACTTGGTTTATGACACATATTGAAACtattgaaacaaatcaaaatttctattGTTAAACTCTTTTCaagtcttaaaaaatattaaaattttaaaatgaacaaaaaggTTATGTAAGTTTTGTTTCACCTAACTTAAGCGGGGAGATGAAAAGTTGAAAAGTTAGTAAATGTAATAGACCAAAGGGTTTGTCGCGGAgaataaattataaaagaaaacaaactataattttgatatttataaatatattttttggaacaaatatttatatttataatattttatgtaatttattttctatatatatcatcCAAAAATTTAGTggagtatattttaaaaaaaaaaaaatcaaaactatttaATACTTGGAATttcaacaaatattatattactCTATGTTATATAACCTTAAATCGGTTTGGACCTTCCAGTTTTACGTAAATCAAGTTAATAATGTAAACtaggaaaattaaaatttagataaagaaTAGCTGAGATCAAACTGtctcagattttgtttttgtttttgatttattttagtaattaacgAATCATCACGATATAGTAgtgataaaattataaatttataatattaagctgttgaaaatagaatattattatatataatattcaacATAAGCAACCTATTCAACACTTCGGTATTTTAGTTGATGAACAAGATAAATGGATCATGAAATTCCCTTCCACACCCTTCCATAGCATTTCCTCATTTAATATAGAAAGATATTGAGGGGGATAATTTGTTGTTTAGGTgtctttatcttttaaattatataataattatcaATACGTTTTATGTTAATAATTCTATCTTCAGTAATtggatatttttcttaatgtttaaaaagttttatgtGATGGACTAGGAAATGCATTAAAATTTCAtcacaaaaatatcattttgtcttctttcctTCGGCATTGCTACAAAAGGTTATTTTTCAAATGTAGGTGATTCTTTCTTTGTaagttgatatatttttaatgtctAAAATATCCGGCTAAATtggtgaaaaacaaaaccggTTAAATTATcccaaataaagaaaaaaaactaatttctAGAATATATCTTTTCGACATCTTCAGACTTCAATAGTCACCAACGGTCTGGCAAACTTCACATACACTTcctccaaaaaataaaatacatgtaCAATATTTCTTTGAAGGAAAAGATTTATTGGATATGTACATCAAAGGAATGGAGGTATCTATATCtggtgagaaaaaaaaattgtaacatATATCAACTAATATAACTATATTACTTTATTTAGAACATACAATTTAAGTTaattttttatcatatttcCTTATGTTTCTGGTCATCATATAATTCCagtcaaccaaaataattatattgcTTCATGTTATTTATGCCACaacaatataaataagaaaggtaggttaaacatttataatcacaaacaaaaatatgaaaatgatgGTGAAGCTCTCTCCAATAACAATGATGGTTACTCTACTCTTTCTTGCATTTGGCCTTGCGCAGGCTAGATACTCGATTTTCCCAACCGAGCATTTCTTTTTCCATCACACCATATCAGTGAACCAATATCCAGGAGTATTTCCAATTCCTCATCCAGTTCCACCTTCGCCGGGACATCCACCACACCAAAACGCGAAGATATCAGTGAACCAATATCCAAGCGTATTTCCAATTCCTCATCCAGTTCCACCATCACCGGGACATCCACCACACCAAAACACAAAGATATCAGTGAACCAATATCCTGGCGTCTTTCCAATTCCTCATCCAGTTCCACCATCGCCAGGACATCCACCACACCAAAACGCAAAGATATCAGTCAACCAATATCCAGGCGTATTTCCAATTCCTCATCCAGTTTCACCATCGCCAGGACATCCACCACACCAAAACGAAATATCAGTGAACCAATATCCACACATATTACCAATTTCTCATCCAGTTCCACCATCGCTGAAACATCCACCACACCAAAACGCGAAGATATCAATGAACCAATATCCATGCGTTTTTCCAATTCCTCATCCAGTTCCACCGTCACTAGGACATCCACCacaccaaaacaagaaaatattagtGAATCAATATCCACGTATATTACCAATTTCTCATCCACTTCCACCATCGCAGGGACATCCACCACAACAAAACGTGAAGATATCAGTGAAGCAATATCCGGACGTATTTCCAATTCCTCATCCAGTTCCACCATCACCGGGACATCCACCacaccaaaacaagaaaataccAGTGAACCAATATCCACGCATATTACCAATTTCTCATCCAGTTCCACCATCACCAGGACATCCACCACACCAAAGCGCGAGTATATCAATGAACTAATATCCATACAAATCTCTTTGTCATTCGGGTTATAAAAAATGTATCCCATAAACTAGTATGTTTTTAAAtggaaaatttataatataagacAACATAAGATATGTTGTATTATTgtgaatttttatattataaatctATATTACTTCATCCATAATTAGAGCTATAATATttagcataaacatatatatgctAATGGTACCTTATGTTTCAATATTAATGTCAAATTTGAATGGCTAGGATGCTTTGGTAACGATGAgtgatattattttgataaaatattttggcTTTCTCTTGAATTCtgttaagattttttttttctttttttcttcatgagAATCAATATTATGAAAGAATAATGACTTTATGAGTCTGAAAACACCtccaatttgaatttgatcGAAAATAAAGGTGTAAGGAAGCtggttctttttcttttaaatgtagtatatgattaaattttacatctaatagatttcttttaaaaaaatatacgaATTTAGATTACTTGTCAAACATATAATCACTAACTCAAGCACATGAAGTTTTGGtctctcaaaactttgaaaatcttaATCAGTTCCTAAACATTGGCTTCTATTGCTCAATTCCCACAtttctagattttgttttccaactTAGCTTAGTAATAATCCCAGTATTAATCGAATCTAGCTTGCTACCAAACACAACCTCCTTTTTTTAAGCTGAAACCAAAATAACtcaagaaactgaaattttctaTTACATTGCAAAGTATGAGTTGAACATATGTATTGTCAATATAAAGCATATAAATCCACAGTAGGAAAATAACAGCCATTGTTGGTCACATTTTATACTATGTTCTCACTGAGAACTCTCGAGTCAAAAACTAATAGAACTGTTCCATGTGGTGAGAAGTTCGCTAAATGACagcaaataaaaatcaaacttttcaACCGAAACTGATCCAAAACCTGAAGAGCCAAACAATGACTCCATTATAATCCGACACACATATATCAACAATGATTAAGCTATGTAATAATTTTAGTGAACTCCTAAAAAgctttataaatattttctgaaTGATACCTCATGAGTCCTCGCTCAAGATTCTCTCAGCAAGTAGTAAATCATCAGGTGTTGTAACCTGCAATGGATGAGAGACATTATTAGCAATACATATTGTATGTATAACTgcaaaaacataaccaaatattagaaaaagcATGCATTGAAGTggtttgaaaccaaaaatcaatcaacaaagCATGAGTATACTTTAAAACCTGTGGTGTCTGCATTTCCCATAGGGTTTTTCTGTCGAGAGTTTTCATCACAAGCGAATCAGAATTGACCTGCATATCGCAAAATGGAACAAGTCGAAACGGTCACCAACGGTCTTGCAGTTCACATCAATTTTCTTTGCAAAATAAACTACAAAATATGTTGTACAGTCATTATTTTAAGGAAAATATTCGTTGGATAAGTACATGAAAAGATAGGaggtataatatataaactatctcgcaaaaaaatcataacatatattatattcaagaactatataagtatattactatatttagaaaatacaattcaattaaatattttatcatattgccttatttttggtcaacatATAATTCCAGTCAagcaaaataattatattgcTTCATGTTACTTATGCCATACcaatataaataagaaaggtagggttaacatttttaatcacaaacaaaattatgaaaatgatGGTAAAGCTCTATCCAATAACAACCGTGGTTACCTTGCTCTTTCTTGCATTTGGTCTTGCCCTTGCTAGATACCCGACTTTTCCAACCGAGCCATTTCCTCCTCCACCAAACCAGAATGAGAATATATCAGTAAACCAATTTCAAGTTATCCCACATCTACCATGGCCTCCAAAACGCCCAGGACATCCACCCCACCAAAATGCCAAAGTCGCAGTGAACCAATACCCGGGCATAATTCCAATTCCTCATTATCCAGAACCTCCAAAACATCCAGGACATCCGCCTTATCAGTATCCGAAGATATCACCGAACTAATACTCATACATATGTTTTTCTCATTTGCGTTGTAAAAATTGCAGCCCAAAaagttatatgtttttaaataaaaaataaatataatacaTAACATTGGAAACCCACTTTCGTattattgtttacttttatATCATAAATCTATATTACTTCATCCATAATAATTGttaaacatttaattttaattttacaaaa
It encodes the following:
- a CDS encoding uncharacterized protein (unknown protein; FUNCTIONS IN: molecular_function unknown; INVOLVED IN: biological_process unknown; LOCATED IN: endomembrane system; BEST Arabidopsis thaliana protein match is: unknown protein (TAIR:AT2G02490.1); Has 97 Blast hits to 69 proteins in 24 species: Archae - 0; Bacteria - 0; Metazoa - 9; Fungi - 10; Plants - 45; Viruses - 0; Other Eukaryotes - 33 (source: NCBI BLink).), which encodes MKMMVKLYPITTVVTLLFLAFGLALARYPTFPTEPFPPPPNQNENISVNQFQVIPHLPWPPKRPGHPPHQNAKVAVNQYPGIIPIPHYPEPPKHPGHPPYQYPKISPN
- the STI gene encoding AAA-type ATPase family protein (STICHEL (STI); FUNCTIONS IN: DNA binding, DNA-directed DNA polymerase activity, ATP binding; INVOLVED IN: trichome differentiation, trichome branching; LOCATED IN: plasma membrane; EXPRESSED IN: 20 plant structures; EXPRESSED DURING: 11 growth stages; CONTAINS InterPro DOMAIN/s: ATPase, AAA-type, core (InterPro:IPR003959), DNA polymerase III, clamp loader complex, gamma/delta/delta subunit, C-terminal (InterPro:IPR008921), DNA polymerase III, subunit gamma/ tau (InterPro:IPR012763); BEST Arabidopsis thaliana protein match is: AAA-type ATPase family protein (TAIR:AT1G14460.1); Has 15360 Blast hits to 15082 proteins in 2818 species: Archae - 391; Bacteria - 8894; Metazoa - 533; Fungi - 525; Plants - 301; Viruses - 38; Other Eukaryotes - 4678 (source: NCBI BLink).), with the translated sequence MSGSRVSDLSKLHLKKELTQIRKAGRVLRDPGTTSSWKSPLDSSRSVALLETPASRNGGSSSQFPIRGESSTNRRGKEKKVFLYNWKTQKSSSEKSGLAKNGKEEEEEEEDASSWTQASVNDDDDVSDARNGGDSYRREIQSASMGFRCRDTNLASQGVSKMRKSNVGSCKKKSKKKISSSRLDCLSKYQPRDDIVARNCNAGSDDTEEELSNSEDLRKVTGASPLLLKLKQKNWSRSSSRLLRANNRKEDSSCTYNSTPALSTSSYNMYAVRNPSTVGSWDGTTTSVNDGDDELDDNLDLPGRQGCGIPCYWTKKAMKHRGGCRSCCSPSFSDTLRRTGSSILCGSQSVYRRHNRHSSGGYSKQKIACRSAQGVLPLLSYGGDGRGGSSLGTGLSDDELSTNYGELDLEAQSRLDGRRWSTSYRSQDGLEAVALDGEEEEGSTPETIRSFSQKYRPMFFEELIGQSIVVQSLMNAVKRSRIAPVYLFQGPRGTGKTSTARIFSAALNCVATEEMKPCGYCKECNDFMSGKSKDFWELDGANKKGADKVRYLLKNLPTILPRNSSMYKVFVIDECHLLPSKTWLSFLKFLENPLQKVVFIFITTDLENVPRTIQSRCQKFLFDKLKDSDIVVRLKKIASDENLDVDLHALDLIAMNADGSLRDAETMLEQLSLLGKRITTALVNELVGVVSDEKLLELLELALSSDTAETVKRARELLDLGADPIVLMSQLASLIMDIIAGTYKVVDEKYSNAFFDGRNLTEADMEGLKHALKLLSEAEKQLRVSNDRSTWFTATLLQLGSMPSPGTTHTGSSRRQSSRATDDDPASVSREVMAYKQRIGGLHFSKSASPASVIKRNGNHSHEAKPFSRVIDNNCYKSSSSSQMIESEGSIASHENSIASTMMLNQRSSEKLNDIWRKCIERCHSKTLRQLLYTHGKLISISEVEGILVAYIAFGENDIKLRAERFLSSITNSIEMVLRRSVEVRIILLPETELLVVPHQTRKPEMTNKSGHLNNIAGLNAETDVEVGSSVESRSKLPMQRIESIIREQRLETAWLQTADKDTPGSIIRVKPERNQILPQEDTYRQTNVASAISSSGLTTHQWVDELNNEVKLLKIGDNGELQENLTGTRGQHCPLSPSLLHDTNFGNNKDNLGGYESGSGRVGCNILFCWNTKKTQRRSKSKQVKGTPVRSRRNRKSRFSLFNGCAKPRKAEGNIRR
- a CDS encoding uncharacterized protein (unknown protein; FUNCTIONS IN: molecular_function unknown; INVOLVED IN: biological_process unknown; LOCATED IN: endomembrane system; BEST Arabidopsis thaliana protein match is: unknown protein (TAIR:AT2G02498.1); Has 15354 Blast hits to 8672 proteins in 603 species: Archae - 18; Bacteria - 877; Metazoa - 6845; Fungi - 2630; Plants - 2695; Viruses - 515; Other Eukaryotes - 1774 (source: NCBI BLink).) gives rise to the protein MKMMVKLSPITMMVTLLFLAFGLAQARYSIFPTEHFFFHHTISVNQYPGVFPIPHPVPPSPGHPPHQNAKISVNQYPSVFPIPHPVPPSPGHPPHQNTKISVNQYPGVFPIPHPVPPSPGHPPHQNAKISVNQYPGVFPIPHPVSPSPGHPPHQNEISVNQYPHILPISHPVPPSLKHPPHQNAKISMNQYPCVFPIPHPVPPSLGHPPHQNKKILVNQYPRILPISHPLPPSQGHPPQQNVKISVKQYPDVFPIPHPVPPSPGHPPHQNKKIPVNQYPRILPISHPVPPSPGHPPHQSASISMN